The Rana temporaria chromosome 4, aRanTem1.1, whole genome shotgun sequence genome contains a region encoding:
- the LOC120936593 gene encoding uncharacterized protein LOC120936593 → MRPSLRSLFEQIVNSPIEQSEEHSSSNEENDNNGSVKSVGHVPGNLAAMVRTQKKNMTVDTKDKSQTSSKHKKPDSKAQTTPPGNINSLKKRNKRKNSEKERKKETPSPKDVGPSKFTETFGECIKIKTASDTSQKSTSESQQRHKSTKSTHEDYKQSKTYPKAKHQKQQPEFGKSNFHHQDKSECRVSKASKSHPEPRQPMESSQQSLFSTEVPKKISKPARSDVIMSSNPASPVLIDGDEFSTESESENPAVRPGKKILKEKKRIRNRKFTFHENLVLIENLVPHFHKLLGNRAAATESAWKNTIWKQIADAVTSVGVSPRSADNVRKRYQDIRLLLRRKISDENKSRKATGGGPEKKIVYHQYEELLRPYIDLDSIVGIKAGFDTSRHHENEQHNAAQHTYRQQKLSFMAKLTELLEAHLPSPGEQSHNARNLTSSNHSSFVCESIIENDAIDNFTIQDI, encoded by the exons ATGAGGCCGAGTCTAAGATCGCTGTTTGAGCAAATT GTTAATTCGCCCATCGAACAGTCAGAAGAACATTCAAGCTCCAATgag gaaaaTGACAATAATGGATCTGTCAAGTCAGTGGGTCATGTACCCGGAAATCTAGCTGCTATGGTG cgcacccaaaaaaaaaatatgacggtAGATACTAAAGATAAATCACAGACATCATCGAAGCATAAGAAACCTGATTCCAAGGCACAGACCACTCCTCCT GGGAATATTAACTCActtaaaaaacgaaataaaagaaaaaattcagaaaagGAACGCAAAAAGGAGACACCGTCACCCAAGGATGTGGGTCCATCCAAATTTACGGAAACATTTGGGGAATGTATTAAG ATCAAAACTGCGTCTGATACCTCACAAAAATCAACATCAGAATCACAACAAAGACACAAATCAACAAAATCGACGCATGAAGATTACAAGCAATCCAAAACATACCCAAAAGCTAAGCACCAAAAGCAGCAGCCTGAGTTTGGTAAGAGCAATTTCCACCATCAAGACAAATCTGAATGTAGAGTTAGTAAAGCAAGCAAGTCCCATCCAGAACCTAGACAACCCATGGAATCATCTCAGCAATCACTATTCTCTACTGAAGTGCCAAAAAAGATCTCCAAGCCAGCAAGGTCAGATGTCATCATGTCATCTAATCCTGCCTCGCCAGTGTTAATAGACGGAGATGAATTTTCGACAGAGAGTGAATCTGAGAATCCAGCAGTTCGTCCAGGCAAAAAAATCCTTAAGGAAAAAAAGCGAATCCGAAATCGAAAATTCACATTCCATGAAAACCTAGTCTTAATTGAGAAccttgttccacattttcacaagcTCCTTGGAAACAGAGCAGCTGCTACGGAGTCAGCATGGAAAAACACAATCTGGAAGCAAATTGCAGATGCAGTTACGAGTGTGGGTGTCTCTCCACGATCAGCAGATAACGTACGTAAGCGGTACCAGGACATTCGGCTTCTACTAAGGCGCAAGATTTCGGATGAAAACAAGAGCAG AAAAGCAACAGGGGGTGGCCCtgagaagaaaatagtttaccacCAGTATGAAGAGTTACTGCGTCCATACATAGATCTAGATTCCATTGTTGGCATCAAGGCTGGTTTTGATACCTCGAGGCACCATGAAAACG AGCAACATAATGCAGCTCAACACACCTATCGCCAGCAGAAGCTCTCCTTTATGGCCAAACTAACTGAACTCTTAGAAGCACATCTGCCATCTCCTGGTGAGCAATCTCATAATGCTCGGAATCTaaccagcagcaaccacagcagtTTTGTTTGTGAAAGTATTATCGAAAATGATGCTATTGATAATTTTACTATTCAGGATATTTAA
- the LOC120936594 gene encoding putative nuclease HARBI1, with the protein MEPFGCALFELKLIQRRRRTRQNVVQIEKRVFRSRTFLDQFSETQVIAKFRLSSPMIYSLYDEIHLALETRTRRSNAVPGLVRFLAVLHFLGKASYQHVSGEIVGISQPSFSRCLVDVLQALRQLAPKYIHMGKSREERDQIKRGFFDLAGMPNVIGAIDCTHVPLCPPSEQEHIYRNRKAYHSLNIQVICDSNLIIRDVVTGFPGSCHDAHILRQSGIYDTLDKDLENNGWLLGDAGYPCLPWLLTPINRPSSPAEAAYNVAHTKTRVVIERCFGVLKSRFRCMSLSGGFLQYSPSKVADMFLACSILHNIARHGGLQEELDTTVEDDMPTIPVENDQRGNTARSKLIANYFSG; encoded by the exons ATGGAACCATTTGGATGTGCTCTATTTGAACTGAAACTGATCCAGAGGCGAAGAAGGACACGTCAGAATGTCGTTCAGATAGAGAAACGTGTATTTCGTTCACGTACCTTTTTGGATCAATTTTCTGAAACCCAGGTGATAGCCAAATTCAGATTATCCTCTCCCATGATATATTCCCTGTATGATGAAATACACTTGGCCCTAGAAACACGCACGCGGAGAAGTAATGCAGTACCAGGTCTTGTGCGTTTTTTGGCAGTACTTCATTTTCTAGGAAAGGCCTCATACCAACATGTCAGTGGTGAGATTGTTGGCATCTCACAACCCAGTTTTTCCCGCTGCTTGGTCGACGTCCTGCAAGCACTGCGACAACTTGCTCCAAAATACATTCATATGGGCAAGTCACGTGAAGAGCGGGATCAAATAAAACGTGGTTTTTTTGACCTAGCAGGAATGCCCAATGTCATTGGGgcaatagactgcacccatgtgccaTTATGTCCCCCATCAGAACAGGAGCACATCTACAGAAACCGTAAGGCTTACCATTCCCTCAACATCCAGGTGATCTGTGATTCGAACCTCATAATCCGTGATGTTGTCACCGGCTTTCCAGGATCCTGTCATGATGCCCATATATTGCGCCAATCGGGAATATATGATACTCTGGACAAGGACTTAGAAAATAATGGATGGCTGCTGG GAGATGCTGGTTACCCCTGTCTACCATGGCTCTTAACACCAATCAACAGGCCATCCTCTCCTGCAGAAGCAGCTTACAATGTTGCTCATACAAAAACAAGAGTGGTGATCGAAAGATGCTTTGGTGTCCTAAAGAGCCGTTTCCGATGCATGTCCTTGTCTGGTGGATTCCTACAGTATTCCCCCAGTAAGGTAGCTGATATGTTCCTAGCATGCAGCATTCTCCATAACATTGCAAGGCATGGTGGACTACAAGAGGAACTAGACACCACAGTGGAGGATGACATGCCCACAATTCCAGTGGAAAATGATCAAAGGGGAAACACAGCAAGAAGTAAACTGATTGCAAACTATTTTTCAG gttAA